Proteins found in one Primulina huaijiensis isolate GDHJ02 unplaced genomic scaffold, ASM1229523v2 scaffold28027, whole genome shotgun sequence genomic segment:
- the LOC140967770 gene encoding type I inositol polyphosphate 5-phosphatase 4 — protein MRDENSKKSKFSWPKTLVKKWFNIKSRAEDFHADDIINGGVDEEWSNNFSERVAFTTKKSKTEKSNRLNADRLRRNKIDLDASQITDVHNYRIFVATWNVAGKSPPSYLNLEEWLHSSPPADIYVLGFQEIVPLNAGNVLGTEDDGPAKIWLALVRRTLNSLPGSSDSYRTPSPVPYLIIESDDDFEGSNTEQGSDFSDCRSFQSLSRSMRMMENDILLQQPRLDRRFSVCDRVIYGHRPSDYYDPKVGDVSSHDENDLGELPCTHCYSPLSYNGYEPIEDRDRNSGQSRYCLAASKQMVGIFLTVWIRRDLRDAVNNLKVSCVGRGLMGYLGNKGSISISMSLHQTSFCFICSHLTSGEKEGDEQRRNSDVMEILRKTRFPRVHGMGNENSPQTILEHDRIIWLGDLNYRIALSYRCAKALVEMRNWRALLENDQLRIEQRQGRVFAGWNEGKIYFPPTYKYSNNSDRYAGEDMHPKEKRRTPAWCDRILWHGRGLQQELYVRGESRFSDHRPVYSIFLAEVESINRCRMKKSTSYSSARVEVEELLPYSFEYAPYDQQNFF, from the exons ATGAGAGATGAAAACTCCAAGAAAAGCAAG TTTTCATGGCCCAAGACTCTAGTCAAGAAATGGTTCAACATCAAGAGCAGAGCTGAAGATTTTCATGCTGATGACATCATCAATGGAG GTGTTGATGAAGAATGGAGTAACAACTTCTCAGAGAGGGTGGCATTCACGACCAAGAAAAGCAAAACAG AGAAATCGAATAGGCTAAATGCTGATCGGCTGCGACGGAATAAGATTGATCTTGATGCCTCCCAAATTACAGATGTACACAATTATAG GATCTTTGTGGCAACATGGAATGTGGCTGGAAAATCGCCACCTAGTTATTTGAATCTTGAAGAATGGCTACATAGTTCACCTCCTGCTGATATCTATGTTCTTGG GTTTCAAGAAATTGTCCCATTAAATGCTGGTAATGTTTTGGGCACCGAAGATGATGGTCCTGCTAAAATATGGCTAGCACTGGTTCGAAGAACTTTGAACAGTCTTCCCGGAAGTAGTGACAGTTATCGCACACCTTCCCCTGTTCCTTATCTAATAATTGAATCAGATGATGACTTTGAAGGATCAAATACTGAACAGGGTTCCGATTTCTCCGACTGTCGCTCTTTCCAATCATTGAGCAGAAGTATGAGAATGATGGAAAATGACATTTTGCTGCAACAACCTAGACTTGATCGCCGGTTCAGTGTATGTGATCGTGTGATATATGGGCATAGACCAAGTGATTATTATGATCCAAAAGTTGGTGATGTTTCCTCTCATGACGAAAACGATCTTGGTGAATTGCCTTGTACGCATTGTTACTCGCCTCTCTCTTACAATGGTTATGAGCCAATAGAAGATCGAGATCGAAATTCAGGGCAGTCAAGATATTGTTTAGCTGCAAGCAAACAAATGGTCGGGATTTTCCTTACGGTATGGATAAGGAGGGATCTGAGAGATGCTGTTAATAATCTGAAGGTGTCTTGTGTGGGCAGAGGATTGATGGGATATCTTGGAAACAAG GGTTCGATTTCAATTAGCATGTCATTGCACCAAACAAGCTTCTGCTTCATTTGTAGCCATTTAACTTCTGGAGAGAAGGAAGGTGACGAGCAGCGAAGAAACTCAGATGTCATGGAGATTTTGAGGAAGACAAGGTTTCCCCGAGTTCATGGAATGGGAAATGAGAACTCCCCTCAAACTATTCTTGAGCATGA TCGAATTATATGGCTCGGTGACTTGAACTATAGAATCGCTCTTTCTTACCGATGTGCAAAGGCTCTAGTAGAGATGCGAAATTGGAGAGCTTTGTTAGAAAACGACCAG CTGCGCATAGAGCAAAGACAAGGGCGTGTTTTTGCCGGATGGAATGAAGGAAAAATTTATTTCCCTCCTACGTACAAGTATTCAAATAACTCCGATCGATATGCCGGTGAGGACATGCATCCGAAAGAGAAACGGAGAACGCCTGCATG GTGTGATAGGATACTGTGGCATGGCCGTGGCCTCCAACAAGAGTTGTATGTCCGTGGAGAGTCCAGATTTTCGGATCATAGGCCTGTATACAGTATATTTCTAGCAGAAGTTGAGTCTATCAACCGGTGCCGAATGAAGAAAAGCACCAGTTATTCGAGTGCTAGAGTTGAGGTCGAAGA